The region tataatcatttttatttcttaacatattatatactttttaccaattacaccctcaaacttatttatgtttatattcGTCCGAATTCTAcaaatagtttatttatattttaaaaaataaatttctattaattttttaaattataaaatcctataaaacttaatttatattaaaattatttaaaataaacattacattaatttatttaaattaacacaatAAAAAAGCTAAAATAAACATTGcattaatttattcaaattaaaataacataaaaactaaaattaaggaaaacataaattaatatttttttaattgtctcgTAAAATTATTATCGTAAGATTTTTACTttattgtttcataaaattattcatgtattattttatattattgtctcgttaaattatttaattagtgagtaattaattaaacacaactacAAATTATATGTATCAAAGTGTACATTAACCacattattttattcaaaaagtgaaatagtgaaaaaaatatttcttcaCTATTTTTGACGAAAAAGAGTGCAAGGAAGTCATCAAAATGCATTTAGGTGACTCCCTTGAAGATGGGGAGTCACCAATTCCCATTTTGATGACTCCCTTTGGAGATGGTCCTAAACTAGGAGCGTAAGCGAATCAAGTTGAAATACTATCAAGTTCGAATTCGACCTGACTCTAAAATTCAAAGTTTAAACGCAATCAAAGTTTTATTTTAGGAGTTCAAGCTTGAGTGATTTCCTGATACCAAATGTTACGGTGCTAGCGAGTAAACCCTTTTTTGATCGAAAGACAATTATAAGTATTAAAAACAAGCAAATTATGATGCTCGTCAGATTGATAGAAGAAGTATCAAACATGTCACTGGTTTTGATAATTGATCTAGTTGAACACAATATTTCTTGATGCACCCTGCATGGGAAGGGCCTCTTTTTTTGGTTATTGAGGATAATCCTTTTCAATGTTAGATCTTGCTTTGATGTGTTGCTGATAGTTGTcagttattataatttttattttaactttttatctaaaaatgattATGTTCCAAATCTCTACCGGATCATTACTGCATTTCACTTTTAATAATATACATAACTGTAATCCATTGTTCTGAACTCTGGATCCTTGTTTTACTTATTTTGGTGTCTGGACAGGTTTTCAGCCAAATTGGCAGGCTCCAATATCTTGCACAGACAATGGCATTGATTATGCAGATTTCACACCTCCGAGGCGATTAAGAACAGATGAAATTCCTCAAATTGTGAATGATTATAGGATTGCCGCACGGAATGCCATGGAAGCCGGTATTCAAATCTCTCTCTAAAGCATAATAATGGGGTTCTAGAtgttatttttgttgttttcggCATACTGCGTGACACGATTAGAAATGCACTTTGAACTTTTCCGGCGCCAATTTTCCAGAAAACACAATTGAATAAAGCAACTCACTTTTACTTTTGAAGGATCTGAAGGATTTCTTTACTTATAGAGGTCGTTAGTATGGTTAATAGTTAATTATAATGGTTTTCAGCAATTTATCGGGTGTTAAACTTGTGAGGTACTgaactatataaaaaatttaaaatggacaCTCAacgattttttattaataaatgaatacTGAACTTagcgaaacgttacaaaatggaTACTCTGACCCATGTGTTCCCCACTGATTGGACGAAGGAAGAAGCCATATCAGCAAAAAGTGGCTTAGAATATacattttgtaacattttactAAGTTTAGTatccattttgtaacaaaaaaaaaacgttcaATATTCATTTTGAAACTTTCGCATAGTTCAGTACCCTCTCAAATTTAATATCCCAATTTATCTTAGTTTCTTATGCAATTATTTTGTCAGATCAACTTATACCTATGAGCTATGCTTATTGAGTTAATCAcacaatactttttttttttttatgaatgatcaCACAATACTCCTAACTATAATGGTGTTTCAATTCGCTGGTCTCTACCATAACATTCATGGTAAAATCTTTGATTATTTTATCATTAGGGATTTCCAAGCACATGACTTCCCTATAAATTGAAATACAATTGTGGGTTTATTATTCAAAAGTATACTTATATCAACCAAAATCAATATTCATGGATATGTTTTAATGATATTGTGTATCAAGAGTCatcaaaaatatgaattttgaagttaactaaaaaatctttttcatatttctatttCTACATTTACATTCCTGGAactctagttttttttttttttatcaaaggtggaaatcgactcatgttagttgttagttaccctCTGAGAGAAAAGGACCTAACTGAAAACTGTTATCCCAAGCTAAGTGAAGTACATTTTACTTGTGAGGCTTCCGTGTTTTCTCTTTCTGTCATGTTGTATCATTTGGAAATCGTGATTTTACATTATTATTGGCATTGTAGGTTTCGATGGAGTTGAGATCCATGGGGCTCATGGCTACTTAATCGACCAATTTATGAAAGATCAGGTGAATGATCGTACGGATCAATATGGCGGATCTCTAGAAAACCGCTGTCGTTTTGCTCTCGAAGTTGTTGAAGCTATAGTCAACGAGATAGGAGCAGATAAAGTTGGAATTAGGTTATCTCCATTCGCTAACTATATGGAATCAGGAGATTCGAATCCTGAAGCTTTGGGACTCCACATGGTCGAATCGTTGAACAAATACAAAATTCTTTACTGCCATATGGTCGAGCCAAGAATGAAAACGGTCAGCGAAATTTCTAAATGTACTGACAGTCTTTTGCCTCTAAGACACGCTTTCAATGGTACTTTTATTGCTGCTGGAGGTTATGACAAGGAAGACGGAAACAAAGCTGTTGCAGAAAACCATGCAGATCTTATCGCTTTTGGTCGTCATTTTCTTGCTAATCCAGATTTACCTAGGAGTTTCGAACTTAATGCTCCTTTGAACAAGTACCGCAGAGATACATTTTACACTTCTGATCCTATGATTGGTTACACTGATTATCCATTTCTTGAAACCACTCCTTAAGGATATAAACATTTTATCCCAATGGTATAGTTCATTTTACACGGAAATTTTTCCAATCTTAAGTTTCAGTATTTCGTTTCCATTTCTAGAAACACTTCTAAAATTCCGAGTTTCGGTGTTTCGTTTCTATTTCTAGAAACACTTTTAAAATtctgaaactctatatttataatctattctATAGAAAATATCCTATTATTCTCTGTTTTGATGTTTATGTTTCTTGTGCTACATAGGTATCAATAAATGTTCCCTTGTTCTGATAGCCAATTCAAGAATCTATGATGAATATTAGGTTTGCCATAGGCACATTATCGAATTAGGGCACTTCATTTCTTCTTCTCACAACACcgtttttttacaaattaaaagtttgcTTTTATCTGTACTATATCTGTAACTATCTCATATATAAGGGATAGACTTGATTAAGAGtataatatataattgaataataaacctattaaaagtttaatttaaataaatataatatataaaaatagcaTTTAGTTGTATTTGAAACACTATTAAAAAGTAAGAAGTTTAGTCTGAATGGATTTTAATACTAATGTTAGaagtaataaatttttataaattgattaaTAGTCCTTTATATATACCGAATTAATAGTAAAATCTAATAACAACACATAAAAGACTATAAATTAAGTAGGGTTTAATTTAGATGGAAAAATAACAATGGCACTTAGCAAATAACTGCAGAGAGTCAATGTTTAAAaggcttaatatattatttaacccctaaattttacCACTTTATTCCATGCGATCTCTAAATTAATGTTTTGTtatattggacctcttaactatttttttgttccattTAACCCTCAAACTAtactatttgttctatttaaccccttaaCTATTCTTTTTACCTATTGcacgtttaaacttttaatttttacccgtTTAACATCCTCAAAAATacaactatttaatttttaactatattatgtctaaaataaatacttaaaagcatataaattaatttatatacaatgacttatgattttattaaaaaatgtattttttataatatttttgtaaattgttgATGACAGTATAAATTAGAAATGAAAGggtagaaataaataaaaaatatttaaagttgatcaaataattaaatgatattactTCTTGAACATgcaaatattttttacattacaacaataataaaaagagTATGTCTCTTTTGGTTaacgatatttataaaatacataaatttattatactttgataatattaaatgaatattttaattgtttaaaaaatatataaattttagtgtgtttcgtaaatttatctcaaatttttaattttagaaattttaagataccaacttttaattttttacagtttcaaacttttcaaatcaattacgaATCTTTTCagtttgtgtttaaattgtaaaacgcgctaaaattcataatttttaaaataattaatctttaaatgaatttttaaataatatataaaatacatcgctctttattttaaatgtaaaaaaaaatattcatatcttttctaaaattaatacattgtgtgagaggttaaatgggtaaaaaaaaGTAGTTTAAATGTTCATTGGAAAAAACACTTAATTAAGgtgttaaatagaacaaatagtTTAGTTTAAGGGGTTAAATAGATCAAAAATATTAGTTAAGAGGTTCAATGgaacaaaaaattagtttataggTCGCATGGAATAAAGTGATAAAATTTAGgagttaaatagaataaaaaaaaaataattacgaggttcaattaaaaatatagtttagaAGTCACATAGAATAAAGTGgtaaattaagaaattaaataatatattaagccATGTCCGGAatccttttattatttttttgcatatattAATGCCTACGGCCCTTATCAAACGTGAAATCACTGATATGAACAATAATTTAAATCAACcaaagatataattataatcaGTTACGCAGTTGCGGTACTAATAAGTGTTGACCACAAAATTAAATTGGCATAATACGTTAtttaatccataaattttaTCACTTTATTTCATGTGatctctaaattattttttgttatattgaaccttttaactatttatttttgttctatttaacccttAAACTTTACCACTTTATTCCATGCGACCTATAAACTAACTTTTTGTTCCATTGAatctcttaactattttttttttctatttaacccctcaaacTAAACTATTCTATTTAACTCCTTAACTAAGTGTTTTTTCCGATGAAcatctaaactattttttttacccatttaacctctcACGCAatgcattaatttttaaaaagatatgaATATGTTtcttacatttaaaataaagagcgatgtattttatatattatttaaaaatttatataaggatcaattactttaaaaatcatgaattttagcgtgttttacaatttaaacacaaacttAAAAGATTCataattgatttgaaaattttgaaattgtaaaaaattgaatttgtatcttaaaatttctaaaatgaaaaatttgagttaaatttacgaaacacactaatttttttttttaaacaattaaacattcatttaatattatcaaagtataataaatttatgtattttataaatatcgttAATCAAAAGAGACAAACTccatttatcattattgaaatgtaaaaaaacaTTTGCATGTTTAAGAagtaatatcatttaattatttgatcaactttaaatattttttatttatttataccgTTTTATTTCTACTTTATACTATCGTCATTAATTTAcgaaattattattaaaaaaatcatatgttattgtatatgaattaatttatatgcttttttaaacatttattctAGATATAATATggttgaaatttaaataaattttttaggaGGTTAAacgggtaaaaattaaaagttaaatgtgTAATAGGCAAAAAGAATAGttaaggggttaaatagaataaatagtatagtttgagggttaaatagaacaaaaaaataattaaaaggtcTAATGAAACACGAAATTAGTTCAGAGGTCAAAAggaacaaaatgataaagtttaggattaaatagaaaaaagaaaatagttaagaggtctaatgaaataaaaaattaatttaaaaatcgtATGtaataaaatggtaaaatttaggaattaaataatgtattaagccaaTTGCTCAATTTGCTTTGCCCAAATTCATAAATAAGAGCCCCATGATTGTTAATGGCTTTCATAAAAACCGATGGCTTTGATTTTACTAAAGTTTACTTATTAAAATTGgtttatttagtaaaaataaaattcgatGAGAATAAAATACTAGACTAATATCCAAATTAATAGGATTATTAATTTAAGATgaaataaatattcaatttaattcaacataGCTATTTACCGAATTATACTTAATCctatacaaatatttatttcTCTAACAAAATAAGAAATATGAAGTCTACTTTTAAtgaaaagaataaataataaaaaatataagtttatttTGATCATATTTTGGACAAAAGTCCAACTTGCACTCTAAATCTGTGAAGAGAGGCAAATCCTTTTCTTATTCAAGGATAGATTCCTCTCGAACTCCAGATTGTGTTATCTTTTTGTGAGTGTGCACTTTCTTTACTCTCAAAGTCGTAGTCTCGAATGTGGTACTTTTGTGCGACGTTTTTTGTGCGTAAGCTTTGAATAgtgaaatttttcaattttttgtagcttttaatatacaaattcttttatcaaaataaaaaaattgaaccaaacacTATCtgttttttaaactataaaaactTCTATTAATCATATATCAaagaaaacattaaaattcATTTGTTTACGTGATATACGCAACATTATTTGCAGATcatctaatattttaaaagttaaattacaTATCTGCTTATCAAAATGCTTATTGCTGACCTTCCATTTGGACTAGAGGTGGCTCTGGCCATGATCCTGTGGTGTATAGACAATGTGCTTAAACTTGGACAAAATGCTTTGGAGAAGACAAACAAAGGCATCAATGCTTCCATCTCTTGCAGGTGATGGTATGAGAAAGATCACTCCCTCCATCGGAAAATAAGCTGGCAAGAACATATAAGGACTACCGCCTCCAAAATCGACATCATAAACCGGGAATCCCACCCAGCTAGTCACCTCCAAATTCGGGCTAAGAGTAAAGTTATCGCTTGATTTTGCATGTGGACTAACTTCTTCTATTGCTAACTTATGCGTAGCAAAGTCGACGAATGATTGGAAATAGTTGTTATCGACATTTGCAATTGCGTCGTGAATGAGTTTAGACTCATCACGCATTGATTGCTGCAGTATTTCATTGATTTTTGCACTTGGAAATGCCCATAGCACCATGTTGCCAATGTACTCATTGGGAACTTTTGGAGTCATTCTCGTGCGACCATTGACAGAGACAATAACATGGCTCGCTTCGAATCCATTGATTCCGCGAGCTTTTGTTAAAACTCGCCACAGATGAGCAACCAAGCTTGCGAAAGTCCCGTATGGCTTGGTCATAGCTTTGATCTTGGAAAGAAATTCCACTGTAAAATGAACTTTCTCAACTACAATATCATTGTTGCTTTCTACATTACTCGCGCAACCTTTGAGCAATGTTTCGATGAACTTAACTCCTCTATGTTCATACTCGAACGGTGGAGGATTTCTAGGCTTAAAGATGGTTCGATCATGTAAAGGAAGCGTGCTAATCTCGATTCCACGACAAACTTTTCCCCAATCAACCAAGAACTTAAAGAGTGAACTTCCATCACCAACCCAATGGTGCACCGTAAATCCAACGACCAAAGAGCCACAGGTGAATCTTGTGAGCTGAACCACCACTAGCTCCTCTCCCTCGTTCAAGCTAGGATAAAGGCAACGTAGAGCAGGAGACGGCTTCATCGGCACCGGATCCAGCTTACAGTCCGCCGATGCTTCGACTAGCTTGGCTCCTTTGTCATTCAAAACAATGACCGGATCGCCTTTCTCGTCTTCTCCGAATCTGCCGGTGAACTCTCTGTATTCTGATAAGACTCTTCTGAGACCGTACTCAATGGTGGCATTGGGTGGTGTTGGTGGCTGATACCCAAAAATAAAAGCAGCTTCGGTGTTGTAGGTGTACTTATCGAATACACTCAGAGGAATCAACTCTAAGGTTGATGAAGGAGAATTGTTATGATCATTATAAATTGGCTTAACAGTTTTTGTCCTCTCCATTCTaacatttattttcattttatgcGACACAGAATTGCCcaaaataaaagtatattatGATCTTTAATATATAGCCCATGGCGTTACTTGAGGTCTAATATATAATTACATGGATCATGGAGGTGACCAAGTGAAAAAGaagaataatatttatattatttgcacTAAACAGATTCTTGCGTTAAGTAAATAATTGcactatcataatattatcacgTCATCCATGTaataaacctatcacattatgacacgttattaaaatgatggcactgtcataatattaatattcaaaagtgtaaaaaaataataaataaaattatattagtgccactattttaataacgtgtgaTTATATAATAGACTAGTGCATGGATAATGCAGTAAAAATCTCTTCTAATTAGGTTGATGTCCGCCCAACGTGCGGACAATTTtggtaattttaataataattttaaattcatgttatgttattttaattttctaatagATAAAGTAGTAGATTTaagattaaaattgaaattaaagtaattaattttatatagttAAAATAATTTGAGATAATTACAAAAATTGTCCTATTATAGGACTTGTTTACGCACACCACTTTTTTTGGTAAGATTTACATTACTATCATTTTATTACATATTTACCCTTTTTGGCTAATAGTTGACACTTAACGCATTTTCCTTCCAATTCCTACACGTGCTCAAAGTCAGAATACCATTTACCCCTCCTTTCAATGACAGCAGGACGCATGAACAGGTGCCATGGTGCACCTGTTTCCTTAACAAGTGCCATGGTGCACCTGTTTCCTTAACAAGTGCACCAGGTGCACCTAAGGGAAtgtctctattttttttaaaattatataatttatttatttatatatatttatttatattatatttaaaatttatatattattaattttaaagataaaaatataataaatagtattaatttttaaaatataaatataacatatttttaaaatataaaaatgcatgttataaaaataataaa is a window of Mercurialis annua linkage group LG2, ddMerAnnu1.2, whole genome shotgun sequence DNA encoding:
- the LOC126669877 gene encoding 12-oxophytodienoate reductase 2-like, which produces MSAQSNINPLLTPYKLGNFNLSHRVVLAPLTRERSYDNVPQPHAILYYSQRTTKGGLLISEATGVSDTAQGYPHTPGIWTKEQIEAWKPIVDAVHAKGGIFFCQIWHVGRVSNSGFQPNWQAPISCTDNGIDYADFTPPRRLRTDEIPQIVNDYRIAARNAMEAGFDGVEIHGAHGYLIDQFMKDQVNDRTDQYGGSLENRCRFALEVVEAIVNEIGADKVGIRLSPFANYMESGDSNPEALGLHMVESLNKYKILYCHMVEPRMKTVSEISKCTDSLLPLRHAFNGTFIAAGGYDKEDGNKAVAENHADLIAFGRHFLANPDLPRSFELNAPLNKYRRDTFYTSDPMIGYTDYPFLETTP
- the LOC126668612 gene encoding agmatine coumaroyltransferase-2-like; this encodes MERTKTVKPIYNDHNNSPSSTLELIPLSVFDKYTYNTEAAFIFGYQPPTPPNATIEYGLRRVLSEYREFTGRFGEDEKGDPVIVLNDKGAKLVEASADCKLDPVPMKPSPALRCLYPSLNEGEELVVVQLTRFTCGSLVVGFTVHHWVGDGSSLFKFLVDWGKVCRGIEISTLPLHDRTIFKPRNPPPFEYEHRGVKFIETLLKGCASNVESNNDIVVEKVHFTVEFLSKIKAMTKPYGTFASLVAHLWRVLTKARGINGFEASHVIVSVNGRTRMTPKVPNEYIGNMVLWAFPSAKINEILQQSMRDESKLIHDAIANVDNNYFQSFVDFATHKLAIEEVSPHAKSSDNFTLSPNLEVTSWVGFPVYDVDFGGGSPYMFLPAYFPMEGVIFLIPSPARDGSIDAFVCLLQSILSKFKHIVYTPQDHGQSHL